The nucleotide sequence ctatctacctacctacctatctatctatctatctatctatctatctatctatctatctatctatctatctatctatctatctatctatctatctatctatctcatatctatctatctatctaatatctatctatctcatatctatctatctatctatctatctatctatctatctatctatctatctatctatctatctatctatctatctatctatctcatatctatctatcatctatctatctatctatctatctatctatctatctatctatctatctatctatctatctatctatctatctatctatctatctatctatctatctatctatctatcatctatctatctcatatctatctatctatctatctatctatctatctcatatctatctatctgtgacTCCGCTGATCACTGAGTCCTTCTAAAGTCGGACTCGGGGGCATCTAATTGCCAGCATGGCTTACTATATATCAGCATTATCATCCTGGCGCGTTGTGGGCAGAACACATGACCGCAGTTTTGTCCAcccagcctacatttcccatgttGCCTCTGAGCTTTCTGACCTCAGTGATTGAGCCTCAGACCTCGAGTGATTGCCTGCTCCGATGCCGCTGCTTGCCAGAGAAAATTCCAATGCCACTGGGCACGCTCAGCAGAAAGAAATCAGCGATATCTGTGCATGCGCCAGGATACCTTCGCCAGTAAGAAcagactgcgcatgcgtgaccacctGGACAGGACTACGGCCCCATTCCCATATATCTGCCGATCCGGCATAGTTTCCCTCAGCCGTAGAAGAGCTGATCTCATGCTTTCCAATGGGAgcagttctagcatcagttttaaTGCCGGATTTCTACTTCCATTGGACCAAAAAATGTTGCATGCAGCGTTTTCTTTTTTGGCTTTGGACGCTGGACCGGTGCACAAAATTTCATCCGTTATGCCCGGTACAGGCTAAAAACAACTGGCCGGacgcaactgatatatgtgaacccagccaagCATGTGGTGGTAGATTTCAGGATTGTCGATAAAAGATAGGGGGCGCTGTTATAaagaagtaagggcctgttcacatctgtgaacATCGGTgtttccgtcagaggagcagaacaacaaattaCCAGAAGCGCCGATTCTGTTGCATGACGGACACCATCGGCGCCTGGTGGAACCAATGACCTTAATGGCGTCCGTCGTTTTAACAGAAACAAtatcgcagcatgctgcactactcTTTCCGGTATTTTGGGTCGGATGTGTGACGGAGGCTTATAacgggtaggccatcaatattagatcggtcggGGTCCATCAATCGgcacccacaccgatcagctgtgtgAAGGGGCCGCGCCACAGCCTTTTAATTTTATACATGGTTCTTCTTTCTGTTCCTACTTGTGCCATGACATTTGTAGCGCCCGGGCAgggtattgcaccactgtcccgtACAGGGGAAATAATGGCGGTAAATTCAGTAGTAGAGGGTAAATGACCATGAATCTGAAGATGCCAATCTGGTGGTCTCCACCTATGTAGCCATTATTGGTCATACCCATCGGACCACACTAGACATGGACATCACTACTGTTGTTGCATCTTAAGATCTTACATTTGAAGaatattttttgcttttacagTCGTGAAAACATAAGAGGAACCTTCTGAACGATGGAATCCATCACCATGATGGGAAGTCCCAAGAACATGAACGAATCCTTCTTACCAAATGGGACAAACAGCATAAAGGAAGACAAAGCCACCGTAGGGATACTGGGAAGCGGAGACTTTGCTAAATCTTTGACCATACGACTTATAAGATGCGGCTATCAAGTCGTTATCGGAAGCCGTGAACCCAAATGCGCCGCCGACTTCTTCCCGCACGTGGTGGACGTGACTCATCATGAAGATGCCATTTTGAAGGCAAACATTATATTTGTAGCAATACATCGAGAACATTATCCTTCCTTGTGGGACCTGAAGCATTTGCTCACAGGGAAAATCCTGGTGGACGTCAGCAATAACATGAGAGTAGATCAGTACCCGGAATCCAATGCTGAGTATTTGTCTTCGCTCTTCCCAGACTGCTACGTGGTCAAAGGATTCAACGTGATCTCAGCATGGGCATTGCAGTTAGGCCCGAAAGATGCCAGCACCCAAGTAAGTTCTATGCCTCCGTCTTTTATTGCAAGGTCATAATTATGGCTGCTTAaattctggggcatcttttctCAGAGCTCTGCAttctaccgttcctctgttactcctcccaGAAATTGatgtataaattgacaactgggtgtgaccattccccttgtcaatagggcgtgtccctacatagtctcgctctgtcagcactgattggacagtgtcagactgtgtagggacacaccctcaactggtaatgcccagatgtcaatttattcatacatttctaggaggagtaacagaggaatgacacaaaaaaaggtgctccagaattgttatttcatggggaacacaattatttactaaatcagacaagtcaggagaggtgacaggtcctctttaacttttATATCTGATACTTAGATCTGTTCCTGGAGCCCTCACACTTTTCCACCACGGATACTGCATTGCATACTGCAGGCGTAGagaaaatactgtggattttaggAGACAGGTAGATGAATCCAGGAGCTTTTTAGtggtcaaaaataatttttacagatATCAATTTAGAGGCTCCTGGGCacccatgcaaaatctgtatcagggcccccccgcctgccatgtgccatttataatactggtgttttcttatgtggcagagggaccaTCGAGCCCCTTCAAGCACAACAACCTGAAATTATACATCTGCACCcctgtagttacacccctggtatCAACCCAAAACAACCTACAAAGTTAGAAACCAGCAAAAGATTTTTAGGCACATTGTATACCTGACTCTTGGAATTTGTCCAGtcctgttaaaaaataaatattcatcTTACCCctttggctttgttcacatctgcgttagtgaTTCTGTTactctgctccatcataggagccGAACAGCAAAAATACCGGAAGCGCCGCATCCGTTGCATGACGTTACACCATCGGTGCTCGACGGAACCCCATTGACTTTGATGGGTTCGGTCAGGTTTCCACCATGGTGTCCGTTGTTTTACCGGACTACATAACGCAGCATGcgcgctattttgtctggcattTTTAATTGAATCTGTGATGATGCCTCCAACTCATATGTGAAGAAATCCTAAAAGGGGTATTATGGTCTCAGCAaataaagcaagcagagatcttgaagaatTGATcaaagaataacctttatttgctgaaaacgtataataaaggggttgtctagttcaaATCAATGTTCAAATACCGTATTAGGGTATTCTTAGCTAATAAAGGGGGTCCCCAGTTCAGGGCCTCCATTAATAAGCTGGAGCATAGTGTGActtcaaagagcgtctctctctctctctttggaggacctgacacattcatacattacttggaccgaccattgatttaaatgggaactgtgtaatgctttatttctcctgtggtggcgctgcaggagaactGAACACTGCTGAGTTCCAGCACAGATCGCAGCTGATCACCGGGGGTCCACGCTGTACGGTtatctgtgatcagcttatttttggtAGGATCCTCTAAcagagcagacaacccctttaatgggtctAACTTAGCATCTGTTATACGTGTAGGAGATCGAGATAACTCAGAAACGGATGAATAGAGCATTAAGGCCattttcacacagggcggatacactgcgtaaaatcaCACAACGTAtccgctctgctgctactgtattattctgcggatttttcacaactaaatccattgcgggaaaatctgcagtatttacgctacgtgtgaacccggccttacagaGGGAGGGAATTGGGCGCAAGCGTTGTATAAATGGCTGGCATAAACATTGTCAGGTATTTGTACTATTCTTtatacacagccccccattaTGCGGCTGGCTGACGCCTGGTGACTACATGACCTGCACTTGCGGCTAACAAGTCGTTCTGCACTTTGGTCTTATCATGGACCCTCCAGAATAATGACTTGTTATAATACTGTACTTGCAGGTCTATATTTGCAGCAATAACGTTCAAGCTCGGCATCACGTCATCGAACTTGCCCGTCAGATGAATTTCATTCCAATTGACATGGGGACATTATCGTCATCCAGAGAGATAGAGAACTTGCCTCTCCGCCTCTTCACTCCATGGAAGGGCCCCGTGGTGATCGCCATCAGCCTGGCTACTTTCTTCTTCATATATTCTTTTATTCGAGACATTATCCATCCATACATTAAAAGCCAGCAGAGTGACTTCTACAAGATCCCCATCGAGATTGTGAATAAGACTCTGCCCATTGTCGCCATCACTCTGCTGTCTTTGGTGTACTTAGCCGGACTCCTGGCAGCCGCTCACCAGCTGTATTACGGCACCAAGTACAGACGGTTTCCTTCCTGGCTGGAAAACTGGCTCCAGTGTAGAAAACAGCTGGGGCTCCTCAGCTTCTTCTTTGCGGCCGTACATGTTGTCTACAGCATGTGTTTGCCCATGAGGCGGTCTGAACGCTACTCCTTCCTCAATACGGCTTATCAGCAGGTAAGGTGGCAATGCCATTCATCTGCGTACACGTAAGGAAATACACGGAATTGGAATGAATCCCAGCAGGTGGCAGAAGGAACGTTTTTTCCTTTTAGTTTCCTTCTTCTGCTGGGATTCATTCCAATTGTGGGTACAAAAATACATAAGGAAATATAGACTCATGTCAAATAGGCCTGAAGGCGATATTAACACCTAAAGGGATTTCTGACTTCTGTCATTGATAGTATATCCCTAGGAtacgccataaatatctgatcgctgggacccccactgatctcgaCAACAAAGGGGCCACAGCCCTTGTCGGAGCACCGCAGCTCCATCACAGTTTTCCCACAGGTCTCATCTAGTGGCTGTTTTTGGAATTACATCTCAGCACCATTAACCCCatgacgcattatcacgtacatgtacgtgataagcgtcatagggaagtatggagcgcgctcacagactgtcagcgggtgtcagctgtgttttaccgtaattgtattgagccgcagaatagtgttttacagctgacacccgggactaacggccaggaacagggcctcttcctggccatttaacccctcaaatgctgcggtcaatcgcgaccgtagcatctgaggcgttgaaaggaggggggcggccccctctgacatctCATCGGCACACCCACAACGCGATtggggggtgctgatggttgtcatggcagcccagggacctaatgaaggcccccaggactgccttctttctgcctctggctttgcttaacagaagcctgtagaaATGACAATAGACggcattacattagtattgcagtgtattgtaccagcgatctggttcaagtcctctaggtctaataaaatgtgtaaaagaaaaaaaaagttacaaaatatatatattaaaagttcaaaaaaaaacaaccttttccctcttttcctctaaagtaatataaaaaaataaacaaaatccgtaaaagtccgaactattataatataccactatttaactcgcatggtgaacgccgtaaaaaactaaaaatgtaaaccgccaaaatcacagtttttttgtcaccttagctctaaaataaaaagtaatcaaaaagttgtatgtaccaaaaaatggtaccaattaaaactacagctcgtcccgcaaaaaaaaaggctCTCATCtcgc is from Rhinoderma darwinii isolate aRhiDar2 chromosome 5, aRhiDar2.hap1, whole genome shotgun sequence and encodes:
- the STEAP2 gene encoding metalloreductase STEAP2 — protein: MESITMMGSPKNMNESFLPNGTNSIKEDKATVGILGSGDFAKSLTIRLIRCGYQVVIGSREPKCAADFFPHVVDVTHHEDAILKANIIFVAIHREHYPSLWDLKHLLTGKILVDVSNNMRVDQYPESNAEYLSSLFPDCYVVKGFNVISAWALQLGPKDASTQVYICSNNVQARHHVIELARQMNFIPIDMGTLSSSREIENLPLRLFTPWKGPVVIAISLATFFFIYSFIRDIIHPYIKSQQSDFYKIPIEIVNKTLPIVAITLLSLVYLAGLLAAAHQLYYGTKYRRFPSWLENWLQCRKQLGLLSFFFAAVHVVYSMCLPMRRSERYSFLNTAYQQVHGNVDNSWNEEEVWRVEMYISFGIMSLGLLSLLAVTSIPSVNSALNWREFSFIQSTLGYVALLISTFHVLIYGWKRAFEEEYYRFYTPPNFVLALILPTIVILGKIVLLCPCVSKKLRRIKRGWEKSHFKENTSGSAAHISPERVTVM